In Podospora pseudopauciseta strain CBS 411.78 chromosome 3, whole genome shotgun sequence, one genomic interval encodes:
- the GLT1 gene encoding glutamate synthase [NADH] (EggNog:ENOG503NUMZ; MEROPS:MER1054487; BUSCO:EOG092600T9; COG:E): protein MGEIKLTPEFDDRQTHLESEQYNYQPYEYQTENNDSWAGALPVKQGLYDPSLEKDACGVGFACHIKGKASHKIVSDARNLLCNMTHRGAVGSDARDGDGAGVMTSIPHKFFVKNFEREEGIKLPPLGQYAVGNLFFKPDPETLQESKRQLEDIAESLGLRVLGWRELPVDSTLLGPAAASREPTILQPFVVLQSAYGSGDAPEITDADKFDDRLFERQLYVLRKRATRTVGLQNWFYICSLSNKNIVYKGQLAPVQVYQYYHDLVNADYEAHFALVHSRFSTNTFPSWDRAQPLRWAAHNGEINTLRGNKNWMRAREGVMQSDIFGDELEDLYPVVEDGGSDSAAFDNVLELLTINGVLSLPEAVMLMVPEAWQGNSAMDPKKAAFYEWAACQMEPWDGPALFTFADGRFCGANLDRNGLRPCRFYVMDDDRIICASEVGTIPVEPERIIQKGRLQPGRMLLVDTHAGRIIDDSELKAAVSTRQDFRSWLDENLITMPNVLEKVGEDKSVVLAAKPDDFKLQEDPLLHAFGYTFEQVSLLLAPMASDEKEALGSMGNDAPLACLSQAPKLLYEYFRQLFAQVTNPPIDPIRESIVMSLECYVGPQGNLLEMDASQCGRLLLPSPILSIEEFNALNNMSKLYPEWTVKTIDITFPKTEGVQGYINHLDYICKEATAAIEARDRIIVLTDRNTSKDRVAVSALLASGMVHHHLVANKWRSMAALVVETAEAREVHHMCVLLGYGVDAINPYLAMECILKLNKEKLIKKKLTDEQLIHNYKHSVDGGILKVMSKMGISTLASYKGAQIFEALGVDDSVVDRCFRGTASRIKGITFELIAEDAFRLHERGFPSRYTVGVAGLPESGEYHWRDGGEAHINDPTSIANIQDAVRTKNDKSYEAYSRSEYEQIKACTLRGMLDFKFEETTPIPIEQVEPWTEIVRRFCTGAMSYGSISMESHSTLAVAMNRLGGKSNTGEGGEDPERSQVMPNGDTMRSAIKQVASGRFGVTSAYLADSDELQIKMAQGAKPGEGGELPGHKVSKSIARTRHSTPGVGLISPPPHHDIYSIEDLKQLIYDLKCSSPRSRVSVKLVSETGVGIVASGVAKAKADHILISGHDGGTGASRWTGIKYAGLPWELGLAETHQTLVLNDLRGRVVVQTDGQLRTGRDVALACLLGAEEWGFATTPLIAMGCIMMRKCLHPSTTVRTLAGVTTIAEINVGDTLLDDNHLPVLVLAVDEVKRGPMKEIHYKEFDSREKKSFKCTPDHILPLRTYGTAPSLVCSQNGDKVDWQVYWLTRCDRSGRERESCSLRWDQAAHFLYRDLVDSQDHTPTEEEVHSYVDSRVEAHFHAAGHDDNPPEFDDFLRQIANQELKNEPGLVREALHSAVQEYLDSIPSDVPMEDLEVDDVELVDLGPEIGQQFRDIELPSSTYGGSYRPGSSQYTSRPNSSLGHAGNNSNGGSSPLIPLGHRPFSRSQSALTGGSNGQPSRMPVLHEADAASSDAMSTLGESSLMSLPSATLDRFTKLRSGLNNGCQCGGVRRICRRFPTEQQGRLVYDLLRSEHHHLVDPYIVRDGDDFRMTVTRYEGLCSKQVKKNHLKLYRAPLAFAPHPANVQRSVPIDPWLLGFWLGDGSTGGPIVSSSDLEVKVWLHSHVAELNASRPAGARPLHVSEHLQQKAGDAIPGTNHYANHNTYTYKISSQEGMPGYHWNPIQDGLRSLGLLGDKSGGIPDCYKTADEATRLAVIAGLIDSDGCYVKSHNTYRFTQRTDEHRKIVEDLRDLALSCGISVTGIDREVNNQKFGDGWSDIPGDVFICYLGKGSAKFQQYLLMPRKRMNMAKTYHTDDARPFTVTDVEEDDYRAIQVSGSLFQLGNGLVTHNCHLNTCPVGIATQDPELRKKFTGTPEHVINFFYYVANELRAIMAKLGFRTVNEMIGRAEVLKVREDLRTNKTANIDLSLILTPAHKLRPGVATFNVRKQDHRLYVRLDNKLISEAELTLDKGLPSRIECDIVNTDRAMGTSLSYHVSKRFGEAGLPMDTIHVNIKGSAGQSFGAFLAPGITLELEGDANDYVGKGLSGGRLIVYPPRSAVFKAEENILIGNVCLYGATSGTAFFRGVAAERFAVRNSGATAVVEGVGDHGCEYMTGGRIVILGSTGRNFAAGMSGGIAYVLDIHQDFLTKLNTEMVEAGPVEDPEEVAYLRGLIEDHHHYTGSELAARILVDFNRALPRFIKVLPVDYKRVLAEEAAKAAEAKRAEYNLPIVSGVEQKKEAKKEVKKEHTEKLADIEESFGDQTRDKKKALVLDKTKGFMKYQRRSEKYRSAKTRVKDWAELSQRLDEDELKYQSARCMDCGVPFCQSDTGCPISNIIPKWNELVFQNQWQDALNRLLMTNNFPEFTGRVCPAPCEGACVLGINEDPVGIKSIECAIIDRGFEKGWMVPNPPEVRTGKKVAIIGSGPAGLAAADQLNKAGHLVTVYERADRLGGLLMYGIPNMKLDKRIVDRRTKFMADEGVIFKTGVSIGDDIKLMDLKAENDAVIIATGATVARDLPIKGRNLEGIHFAMEFLHKNTKSLLDSELADGSYISAKDKHVVVIGGGDTGNDCIGTSVRHGAKSVVNFELLPQPPPERARDNPWPQWPRIYRVDYGHTEVAQHTGKDPREFCIMSEEFVDDGSGKVKGINTVRVEWTKSASGGWDMKKVEGSQQFFPADLVLLSMGFLGPEARVLGDEIEKDARKNVKTPAGKYSTNVEGVFAAGDCRRGQSLIVWGINEGRQAAREVDLYLEKNTSLPVTGGIVKRTAEEVFTAIA from the exons ATGGGCGAGATCAAGCTGACCCCAGAATTTGATGATCGACAGACTCACCTAGAGTCTGAGCAATACAACTACCAGCCCTATGAATACCAGACAGAAAACAACGACTCGTGGGCTGGTGCTCTTCCGGTGAAGCA GGGGTTGTATGATCCCTCACTCGAGAAAGATGCGTGCGGTGTGGGCTTTGCTTGCCACATCAAGGGCAAGGCTAGCCACAAAATCGTCAGCGATG CGCGAAACCTTCTATGCAACATGACCCATCGTGGTGCCGTGGGATCTGATGCgcgagatggtgatggtgctggtgtcATGACATCCATTCCCCACAAGTTCTTTGTCAAGAACTTTGAGCGTGAGGAGGGCATCAAGCTTCCTCCATTGGGACAGTACGCTGTGGGCAATCTGTTCTTCAAGCCTGATCCAGAGACCCTGCAAGAGTCCAAGCGGCAGTTGGAAGATATTGCCGAGTCCTTGGGCTTGAGAGTCCTCGGGTGGCGAGAGCTTCCCGTGGACTCCACTCTCCTTGGTccggctgctgcttctcGCGAGCCTACCATTCTGCAGCCCTTTGTGGTTCTCCAGTCTGCCTATGGTTCTGGGGATGCTCCTGAGATCACGGACGCAGACAAGTTCGATGACAGGCTGTTCGAGAGACAACTCTATGTCCTCCGGAAGCGTGCCACCCGCACCGTCGGGCTTCAGAACTGGTTCTACATCTGCTCTCTGTCGAACAAGAACATTGTTTACAAGGGACAGTTGGCTCCAGTACAAGTCTACCAATACTACCACGATTTGGTGAATGCTGATTATGAGGCGCACTTTGCCTTGGTACACTCGCGTTTCTCTACCAACACCTTCCCATCTTGGGACCGTGCTCAGCCCCTGAGATGGGCCGCTCACAACG GTGAAATCAACACTCTCCGTGGTAACAAGAACTGGATGCGCGCTCGTGAGGGTGTCATGCAGTCTGACATTTTCGGTGATGAGCTCGAGGACCTCTACCCCGtcgttgaggatggtggttcTGATTCCGCTGCCTTTGACAACGTGTTGGAGCTCCTCACCATCAATGGTGTTCTTTCTCTCCCAGAGGCCGTCATGCTCATGGTCCCCGAGGCCTGGCAGGGCAACAGTGCCATGGACCCCAAGAAGGCCGCATTCTACGAGTGGGCTGCTTGCCAGATGGAGCCCTGGGACGGTCCTGCTCTCTTCACCTTTGCCGATGGTCGTTTCTGCGGTGCCAACCTTGACCGTAACGGTCTTCGCCCTTGCCGCTTCTACGTGATGGATGATGACCGCATCATCTGCGCTTCCGAAGTTGGTACCATCCCCGTTGAGCCCGAAAGAATCATTCAGAAGGGCCGTCTGCAGCCTGGCCGCATGCTTCTCGTCGACACTCACGCCGGTCGTATTATCGATGACAGCGAGCTCAAGGCTGCTGTTTCCACCCGTCAGGACTTCAGATCCTGGCTCGATGAGAACCTGATCACCATGCCCAATGTCTTGGAAAAGGTTGGCGAGGACAAGAGCGTTGTGCTCGCTGCCAAGCCTGATGACTTCAAGCTCCAGGAGGACCCTCTTCTGCATGCTTTCGGCTACACCTTTGAACAGGTCAGCTTGCTGCTCGCTCCGATGGCCTCtgacgagaaggaggctCTCGGTTCCATGGGTAACGATGCTCCTCTTGCATGCCTGTCTCAGGCCCCCAAGCTGCTCTATGAGTACTTCCGTCAGCTGTTCGCTCAGGTCACCAACCCTCCTATCGATCCCATCAGAGAGTCCATCGTCATGTCTCTAGAGTGCTATGTCGGACCTCAGGGCAACCTTTTGGAGATGGATGCTTCCCAATGCGGCAGACTCCTCCTGCCCAGCCCCATCCTTTCCATTGAGGAGTTCAATGCCTTGAACAACATGTCCAAGCTCTACCCCGAGTGGACCGTCAAGACCATTGACATCACCTTCCCCAAGACCGAGGGTGTCCAGGGCTACATCAACCACCTTGACTACATCTGCAAGGAGGCCACTGCCGCCATCGAGGCTCGCGATCGCATCATTGTCCTGACTGACCGCAACACATCCAAGGATCGCGTTGCTGTCTCTGCCCTGTTGGCTTCTGGTATGGTTCACCATCATCTCGTTGCCAACAAGTGGCGTTCCATGGCTGCTCTCGTCGTTGAGACTGCCGAAGCTCGTGAGGTTCACCATATGTGTGTGCTTCTCGGGTACGGTGTGGATGCCATCAACCCCTACCTTGCGATGGAGTGCAtcctcaagctcaacaaggagaagctcatcaagaagaagctcaccGACGAGCAGCTAATCCACAACTACAAGCACTCTGTTGACGGTGGTATCTTGAAGGTCATGAGCAAGATGGGTATTTCTACCCTCGCCAGTTACAAGGGTGCTCAGATCTTCGAGGCTCTCGGTGTTGACGACAGCGTTGTCGACCGCTGCTTCCGCGGCACTGCCTCCCGCATCAAGGGTATCACTTTCGAGCTCATTGCTGAGGACGCTTTCCGCCTCCACGAGCGTGGTTTCCCCTCGCGCTACactgttggtgttgctggccTTCCCGAGTCTGGCGAGTACCACTGgcgtgatggtggtgaagctCACATCAACGACCCCACGTCGATTGCCAATATCCAGGACGCCGTCCGCACCAAGAACGACAAGTCGTACGAGGCCTACTCCCGCTCCGAGTATGAGCAGATCAAGGCCTGCACGCTCCGTGGCATGCTCGACTTCAAGTTTGAGGAGACcactcccatccccatcgaGCAGGTTGAACCCTGGACCGAGATCGTGCGCCGCTTCTGCACTGGTGCCATGTCTTATGGTTCTATTTCCATGGAGTCTCACTCCACTCTCGCTGTGGCCATGAACAGACTTGGTGGCAAGTCCAACACcggtgaaggtggtgaggatcCTGAGCGCTCGCAGGTCATGCCCAACGGCGATACCATGCGCTCTGCCATCAAGCAGGTTGCCTCTGGCCGTTTCGGTGTCACGTCCGCCTACCTTGCCGACTCTGATGAGCTTCAGATCAAGATGGCCCAGGGTGCCAAGCccggtgagggtggtgagctgcCCGGCCACAAGGTCTCCAAGTCCATTGCCCGCACTCGTCACTCGACCCCTGGTGTCGGTTTGatctcgcctcctcctcatcacgATATTTACTCGATCGAGGATTTGAAGCAGCTCATTTACGACCTCAAGTGCTCGAGCCCTCGCTCGCGTGTGTCAGTGAAGCTTGTGTCCGAGACTGGTGTTGGTATTGTTGCCTCTGGTGtcgccaaggccaaggctgatCACATCTTGATCTCTGGTCACGATGGTGGTACCGGTGCTTCGCGCTGGACTGGTATCAAGTATGCCGGTCTCCCTTGGGAGTTGGGTCTTGCCGAGACTCATCAGACTTTGGTCTTGAACGATCTCCGTGGCCGTGTTGTTGTCCAGACTGATGGTCAGCTCCGCACTGGTCGCGATGTCGcccttgcttgcttgcttggtgCCGAGGAATGGGGTTTCGCTACCACCCCCTTGATTGCGATGGGTTGCATCATG ATGAGAAAGTGTTTACATCCCTCCACCACTGTCCGCACCCTCGCCGGCGTCACGACGATTGCCGAGATCAATGTCGGCGACACCCTCctcgacgacaaccacctcccgGTCCTGGTCCTCGCCGTGGATGAGGTCAAGAGGGGCCCTATGAAGGAGATACACTACAAGGAGTTTGATTCTCGTGAGAAGAAAAGCTTCAAGTGCACTCCTGatcacatcctccccctgcGGACATATGGCACTGCCCCCTCCCTTGTCTGCTCCCAGAATGGGGACAAGGTCGACTGGCAGGTTTACTGGTTGACACGCTGTGACCGTTCCGGTCGTGAGAGAGAGTCGTGCAGTCTGAGGTGGGATCAGGCTGCTCATTTCCTCTACCGTGACCTTGTCGATAGTCAGGACCATACCCCGACTGAAGAGGAGGTCCATAGCTATGTCGACAGTCGTGTGGAAGCACATTTTCACGCAGCCGGCCACGACGACAACCCCCCTGAGTTTGACGACTTTCTGCGCCAAATTGCTAACCAGGAGCTTAAGAATGAGCCTGGCCTGGTCAGAGAGGCACTGCATAGTGCTGTGCAAGAATATTTGGACAGCATACCATCAGACGTTCCCATGGAAGATTTAGAGGTAGATGATGTCGAGCTGGTGGACCTCGGACCTGAGATAGGACAACAGTTCCGCGACATTGAGCTCCCGTCCTCGACATATGGAGGATCTTACCGTCCTGGTTCTTCCCAGTATACGTCCAGACCAAACTCGTCCCTTGGACACGCAGGGAACAACTCAAATGGGGGCTCATCACCACTAATTCCCCTTGGGCATCGCCCCTTCAGCCGTAGTCAGTCGGCGCTTACTGGAGGCAGCAATGGACAGCCTTCGAGGATGCCAGTATTGCATGAAGCAGATGCTGCATCATCAGACGCTATGTCAACCCTGGGCGAGTCATCACTCATGTCACTCCCATCAGCTACTCTCGATCGCTTCACCAAATTGAGAAGTGGGCTGAATAATGGGTGCCAATGCGGTGGTGTCCGGAGAATCTGTCGTCGTTTCCCTACCGAGCAGCAAGGTCGCTTGGTATATGACTTGCTGAGGAGTGAACACCATCATCTCGTTGACCCTTATATTGTcagagatggtgatgacttCAGGATGACCGTGACTCGGTACGAGGGGCTGTGCAGCAAGCAGGTCAAGAAGAATCACTTGAAGCTTTACCGCGCCCCCCTTGCCTTTGCTCCTCACCCGGCCAACGTCCAGAGGTCCGTCCCCATCGACCCCTGGCTCCTGGGCTTCTGGCTTGGTGATGGGTCCACAGGCGGCCCGATCGTCTCCAGCTCCGATCTTGAGGTCAAAGTCTGGCTTCATAGCCATGTTGCGGAGCTCAACGCCAGCAGGCCAGCCGGGGCTCGCCCGCTCCACGTCAGCGAGCACCTCCAGCAGAAGGCTGGTGATGCTATTCCGGGGACTAATCACTATGCCAACCACAATACTTACACATATAAGATCTCCAGTCAGGAGGGGATGCCTGGGTATCACTGGAATCCCATCCAGGATGGCCTCCGTTCCCTTGGTCTCCTTGGTGACAAGAGTGGTGGTATCCCCGACTGCTACAAGACTGCGGATGAGGCTACTCGGCTGGCTGTCATCGCTGGCCTCATCGATTCTGATGGCTGCTATGTGAAGTCACACAATACCTACCGTTTTACGCAGCGCACCGATGAGCATAGGAAAATCGTGGAGGATCTCCGCGACTTGGCACTGAGTTGCGGTATCTCTGTCACAGGCATTGACAGAGAAGTCAATAACCAGAAgtttggggatgggtggtCAGATATTCCTGGCGATGTCTTCATTTGCTACCTTGGCAAGGGGTCTGCTAAGTTCCAGCAATACCTCCTCATGCCTCGCAAGAGGATGAACATGGCCAAGACCTATCACACTGACGACGCCCGCCCCTTCACGGTCACAgacgttgaggaggatgattaTCGCGCGATTCAGGTCTCAGGGTCCCTATTTCAGCTTGGGAATGGCCTTGTTACTCACAATTGTCATCTG AACACTTGCCCTGTCGGTATCGCTACCCAGGATCCTGAGCTTCGCAAGAAGTTCACTGGTACTCCCGAGCACGTCATCAACTTCTTCTACTATGTTGCCAACGAGCTCCGTGCCATCATGGCCAAGCTTGGCTTCCGCACCGTGAATGAGATGATCGGTCGTGCTGAGGTCCTCAAGGTTCGCGAGGATCTGCGCACCAACAAGACCGCTAACATCGATCTTTCTCTCATTCTCACGCCTGCCCACAAGCTTCGCCCCGGTGTCGCCACCTTCAACGTCCGCAAGCAGGACCATCGCCTCTACGTCCGCCTCGACAACAAGCTCATCTCCGAGGCCGAGTTGACTCTTGACAAGGGTCTTCCCTCCCGCATCGAGTGCGACATTGTCAACACCGATCGTGCCATGGGTACTTCGCTCTCCTACCACGTCTCCAAGAGATTTGGCGAGGCTGGTCTCCCCATGGATACCATCCACGTCAACATCAAGGGCTCAGCCGGTCAGTCCTTCGGTGCTTTCCTCGCTCCTGGTATCACCTTGGAGCTCGAGGGTGATGCCAACGACTATGTCGGCAAGGGCTTGTCTGGTGGTCGCTTGATCGTGTACCCTCCTCGCTCGGCCGTCttcaaggctgaggagaaCATTCTCATCGGCAACGTCTGCTTGTATGGTGCTACCAGCGGTACTGCCTTCTTccgtggtgttgctgctgagcgTTTCGCCGTCCGCAACTCCGGTGCCACCGCTGTcgttgagggtgttggtgacCACGGTTGCGAGTACATGACTGGTGGCCGCATCGTCATTCTTGGCAGCACTGGCCGCAACTTCGCTGCCGGTATGTCTGGTGGTATCGCCTACGTCCTTGACATCCACCAGGACTtcctcaccaagctcaacaccgagatggtggaggcTGGCCCCGTCGAGGACCCCGAGGAAGTTGCCTACCTCCGCGGTCTCATCGAggatcaccaccactacaCTGGCTCCGAGCTTGCGGCCCGCATCCTGGTCGACTTCAACCGCGCCCTTCCCCGTTTCATCAAGGTCTTGCCTGTTGACTACAAGCGCGTCcttgccgaggaggctgctaAGGCTGCTGAGGCCAAGCGTGCTGAGTACAACCTTCCCATCGTCTCTGGCGTtgagcagaagaaggaggccaagaaggaggtcaagaaggagcaCACCGAGAAGCTTGCTGATATCGAAGAGAGCTTCGGTGACCAGACCCGTGATAAGAAGAAGGCTCTTGTGCTCGACAAAACCAAGGGCTTCATGAAGTACCAGCGCCGCTCTGAGAAGTACCGCAGCGCCAAGACGCGTGTCAAGGACTGGGCCGAGCTTTCTCAGAGactcgacgaggacgagctcAAGTATCAGTCCGCTCGCTGCATGGACTGCGGTGTCCCCTTCTGCCAGTCTGATACTGGTTGccccatctccaacatcatTCCCAAGTGGAACGAGCTTGTTTTCCAGAACCAGTGGCAGGACGCCCTCAACCGTCTCCTCATGACTAACAACTTCCCCGAGTTCACTGGTCGTGTTTGCCCTGCTCCCTGCGAGGGTGCTTGCGTTCTCGGCATCAACGAAGACCCCGTTGGCATCAAGTCCATCGAGTGCGCTATCATTGACAGAGGTTTCGAGAAGGGCTGGATGGTTCCCAACCCTCCCGAGGTCCGCACCGGCAAGAAGGTTGCCATCATTGGCTCTGGTCCCGCTGGTCTTGCTGCCGCCGATCAGCTGAACAAGGCTGGCCATCTTGTCACCGTCTACGAGCGTGCTGACCGTCTTGGTGGTCTGCTCATGTATGGTATCCCCAACATGAAGCTTGACAAGCGCATCGTCGACAGACGCACCAAGTTCATGGCCGACGAGGGTGTCATCTTCAAGACCGGTGTTTCCATCGGCGACGATATCAAGCTGATGGATCTCAAGGCTGAGAATGATGCTGTCATCATCGCCACCGGTGCCACTGTCGCTCGTGACCTTCCCATCAAGGGCCGCAACCTCGAGGGTATCCACTTCGCCATGGAGTTCCTTCACAAGAACACCAAATCTCTGCTTGACTCCGAGCTGGCTGACGGTTCTTACATCTCTGCCAAGGACAAGCACGTCGTTGTCattggcggtggtgatacCGGTAACGACTGCATCGGTACCTCTGTCCGCCACGGTGCCAAGTCGGTTGTCAACTTTGAGCTGCTGCCTCAGCCTCCCCCGGAGCGTGCGCGCGACAACCCGTGGCCCCAGTGGCCCCGCATCTACCGTGTCGACTACGGTCACACTGAGGTGGCTCAACACACAGGCAAGGACCCCCGTGAGTTCTGCATCATGTCGGAGGAGTTTGTCGACGACGGCAGCGGCAAGGTGAAGGGCATCAACACCGTCCGTGTTGAGTGGACCAAGTCTGCCAGCGGTGGTTGGGACATGAAGAAGGTTGAGGGTTCTCAGCAGTTCTTCCCTGCCGACCTCGTCCTCTTGTCCATGGGTTTCTTGGGACCTGAGGCTCGTGTCTTGGGTGACGAGATCGAGAAGGACGCTCGCAAGAACGTCAAGACTCCTGCTGGGAAGTACAGCACCAATGTGGAGGGTGTCTTCGCGGCTGGTGACTGCCGTCGTGGACAGTCGCTTATCGTTTGGGGTATCAATGAGGGTCGCCAGGCTGCTCGCGAGGTTGATTTGTATCTTGAGAAGAACACCAGCTTGCCTGTCACTGGTGGTATTGTCAAGAGGACTGCTGAGGAGGTGTTTACTGCTATTGCTTGA